From Bacteroides sp., one genomic window encodes:
- a CDS encoding Smr/MutS family protein: MQACYRMLGIMDAIRAKALVAIDLLAQKPRLEGKPGMRWIKAMHPLLYLSHKAQGKHVEPLDISLDDDTHILVISGPNAGGKSVCLKTCGLLQYMIQCGLLVPMADYSEAGVFEQLFIDIGDQQSLENDLSTYSSHLLNMKHFMEQCNGQTLFLIDEFGAGTEPRIGGALAEAILEKLNRKGSYGVVTTHYANLKLMAGKHPGIGNGSMLFDTQNMRPLFKLKTGNPGSSFAFEIAHNIGLPEDILAKAAEYAGTQELDFDRQLQDLDLKKTELEDKEKQLRSADHFLSEMIDKYEKLSGDLESRKSDIMTQARLEAKRVLAEANRMVENTIRKIKEAQAGKEETRQARQELEAFTKQQEEKLRDQKPPERKEKKPRPVPEKDDTPIAIGDAVRIAGQQSIGEVIEISGKEAVVSFGSIKLRSRLSVLEKIKKSSLMKPEDRKVRVKVSFDINEKAAEFYPQLDIKGLRVEEALRKLRHYLDDAVLLGVKQVKILHGKGDGILREAVRDLLQGVPEVNRYRDEHPDRGGAGATIVDFR, encoded by the coding sequence ATGCAAGCCTGTTACCGTATGCTGGGCATCATGGATGCTATCCGTGCCAAGGCCCTGGTAGCTATCGATCTGCTGGCGCAAAAGCCACGGCTGGAAGGTAAGCCGGGCATGCGATGGATCAAAGCCATGCACCCCCTGCTTTATTTATCGCACAAAGCCCAGGGCAAACACGTGGAGCCCCTTGATATTTCGCTTGACGACGACACACATATTCTTGTTATTTCCGGCCCTAATGCGGGTGGAAAATCGGTATGCCTGAAAACCTGCGGGCTGCTGCAGTATATGATACAATGCGGGTTGCTGGTGCCCATGGCTGATTATTCTGAAGCCGGGGTATTCGAGCAATTATTCATTGACATCGGCGACCAGCAATCGCTCGAAAATGACCTGAGCACCTACAGCTCGCACCTGCTCAACATGAAACACTTCATGGAGCAATGCAACGGGCAAACATTGTTCCTGATTGACGAATTTGGTGCAGGGACAGAGCCCCGCATCGGGGGTGCACTGGCAGAAGCCATCCTGGAAAAGCTAAACCGGAAAGGATCTTATGGCGTGGTAACCACCCACTATGCCAACCTGAAACTAATGGCTGGAAAGCACCCGGGCATTGGAAACGGGTCTATGTTGTTTGACACCCAGAACATGCGTCCCCTCTTTAAACTGAAAACCGGCAACCCTGGCAGCAGTTTCGCTTTTGAGATCGCTCACAACATAGGCTTGCCAGAAGATATCCTGGCAAAAGCAGCAGAATATGCAGGCACCCAGGAGTTGGACTTTGACCGGCAGTTGCAGGATCTGGATCTGAAAAAAACCGAATTGGAGGACAAGGAAAAACAACTGCGTTCTGCCGATCATTTTCTTTCAGAGATGATTGACAAATATGAAAAGCTGAGCGGAGACCTGGAGTCACGAAAATCGGATATCATGACACAGGCGCGTCTTGAAGCCAAAAGAGTGCTTGCAGAAGCCAACCGGATGGTTGAAAACACCATTCGCAAGATCAAGGAAGCACAGGCGGGCAAGGAGGAAACCCGGCAGGCGAGGCAGGAGCTGGAAGCTTTCACCAAACAACAGGAAGAGAAACTCAGGGATCAAAAGCCACCTGAACGTAAAGAGAAAAAGCCCCGGCCCGTCCCTGAAAAAGATGATACGCCCATTGCCATAGGAGATGCTGTTAGAATAGCGGGTCAGCAAAGCATTGGAGAAGTCATTGAAATATCGGGCAAAGAAGCTGTAGTAAGTTTTGGCAGCATAAAACTCAGGTCCAGACTCAGTGTGCTGGAAAAAATCAAAAAAAGCAGTCTTATGAAGCCCGAGGACCGTAAAGTCAGGGTAAAAGTGTCGTTCGACATCAACGAAAAGGCAGCCGAGTTTTACCCCCAGCTTGACATCAAGGGCTTACGTGTTGAAGAAGCTTTAAGAAAACTGCGGCATTACCTGGATGATGCGGTATTGCTTGGCGTAAAACAGGTTAAGATCCTTCACGGAAAAGGGGATGGCATTTTAAGGGAAGCGGTACGTGACCTTTTGCAAGGGGTGCCCGAGGTAAATCGCTACCGGGATGAACACCCCGACAGGGGTGGTGCCGGAGCAACCATTGTGGATTTCAGATAA
- a CDS encoding DUF5689 domain-containing protein, whose amino-acid sequence MITSRKIFSILILIAGTLFFSSCVKDEFDAPDKVEVPVGTVITIAELRNMFQGEIIEFDQDFSVYATVTMDDKSGNIYRSAYVEDETGAINLRLQAPGGIYEGDSVRIYLKGTLLGSYQRMLQLDNVNVDRNIIKLATQRSVEPVTVSITDVLSGNYQARLIRLEDVQFALAELGKTFADKENQITENRLLEDCFGNRIIVRTSGYAGFADKPIPEGRGPLVAIAATYGSDIQLYIRSLSEVELTGERCPIPGEDLNLMSISNLRQNFSEGVTNIPPNTRIEGIVISDFDNDNHPGQNLYLQDESGAGIALRFSDFHSFPMGTKIRVIVSNMSMNRFNGLLQIENIPLGNAYDLGPGTMPQPVQVTIANINNMLEMYESTLVTIPNVTISGGTTFTGNLNISDGTGQMLLYTYSWASFAGTPVPSGTITLTGIVSVYNSPQFLIRNLNDISSK is encoded by the coding sequence ATGATAACATCAAGGAAAATATTTTCAATACTGATTCTTATTGCAGGGACTCTGTTTTTCAGCTCCTGCGTCAAGGATGAATTCGATGCTCCCGACAAGGTCGAAGTTCCTGTTGGGACGGTCATCACCATAGCTGAGTTACGCAACATGTTCCAGGGTGAGATTATCGAATTTGACCAGGATTTTTCTGTATATGCCACCGTCACCATGGATGACAAATCGGGCAACATTTACCGGAGTGCTTATGTAGAAGATGAAACTGGCGCCATCAACCTTCGCTTGCAGGCTCCCGGGGGAATTTACGAAGGGGATTCGGTAAGGATTTACCTGAAAGGAACCCTCCTTGGCTCCTATCAGCGTATGCTCCAACTGGACAATGTGAATGTGGACCGGAACATCATCAAACTGGCCACCCAACGAAGCGTCGAACCGGTGACAGTAAGCATCACTGATGTCCTTTCGGGAAATTACCAGGCAAGGCTGATCCGGCTTGAAGATGTTCAGTTTGCCCTTGCCGAACTGGGTAAAACCTTCGCTGACAAGGAAAACCAGATTACTGAAAACCGTCTGTTGGAAGACTGTTTTGGAAACCGCATCATTGTGCGCACCAGTGGTTATGCCGGGTTTGCCGATAAACCCATACCTGAAGGTCGTGGCCCCCTGGTTGCCATTGCTGCCACCTACGGCTCCGACATTCAACTTTACATCCGCAGCCTGAGTGAAGTGGAACTCACTGGGGAACGCTGCCCCATTCCCGGCGAAGACCTCAACCTTATGAGTATTTCAAATCTGCGTCAGAACTTCAGTGAAGGGGTAACAAACATCCCACCCAACACCCGTATTGAAGGCATTGTTATCTCTGATTTTGACAATGACAACCATCCTGGCCAAAACCTTTACCTGCAGGATGAGTCAGGTGCTGGCATTGCCCTGCGATTCTCAGACTTCCATAGTTTTCCAATGGGCACCAAGATCAGGGTAATCGTTTCAAACATGAGTATGAACCGATTCAACGGCCTGCTCCAAATCGAAAATATACCCCTGGGCAACGCCTATGATCTGGGTCCTGGAACCATGCCTCAGCCTGTTCAGGTCACCATTGCAAACATCAACAATATGCTGGAAATGTATGAATCGACCCTTGTGACCATTCCCAATGTTACCATCAGCGGGGGTACGACCTTCACGGGTAACCTGAACATATCGGATGGCACCGGACAGATGCTCCTTTACACTTATAGTTGGGCAAGC
- a CDS encoding endonuclease/exonuclease/phosphatase family protein: MNFFKNRLEFTLFLLFFSFFLFLSSPKSYAQTSNETKEFINAVIGFYNLENLFDTIDTPDVNDVEFTPEGPNRWNAAKYFEKLENMAEVIEQIGQDLNPDGPAVLGVSEIENRQVLVDLAARESIKDRNYQVVHYDGPDRRGVDVAFFFQPKYFKYISSKPYRTIVPGRDDFRTRYQLLLTGELLGERMHFIVAHWPSRSGGEKGSRPLRIAAADVARAIIDSIQNAEPGARVILMGDLNDDPTDRSVRKHLRSNGNINRVKEDELYNPFYELHRKGIGSLAYRDSWNLFDQILFTPSLVGRDYDRFQYFRAEVFNPPFLRQPSGRFQGYPFRTYGSGVYLGGYSDHFPTFVYLIREKK, from the coding sequence ATGAATTTTTTTAAGAACAGACTTGAGTTTACCCTTTTTCTACTTTTCTTTTCTTTTTTTCTCTTCTTATCTTCCCCCAAAAGCTACGCTCAGACGTCCAATGAAACCAAAGAGTTTATCAATGCCGTCATAGGCTTTTACAACCTCGAGAACCTTTTTGATACGATAGATACTCCGGATGTAAATGACGTTGAATTTACCCCGGAGGGCCCCAACCGATGGAACGCGGCCAAGTATTTTGAGAAATTGGAGAACATGGCCGAGGTCATTGAGCAGATCGGGCAGGATCTCAATCCGGATGGCCCAGCAGTGCTCGGCGTTTCAGAGATTGAAAACCGCCAGGTGCTGGTTGATTTAGCCGCAAGGGAGAGCATAAAAGACCGGAACTACCAGGTAGTCCATTATGATGGCCCCGATCGCCGTGGAGTCGATGTTGCTTTCTTTTTTCAGCCAAAATACTTCAAATATATCAGCAGCAAGCCTTACCGTACCATAGTTCCCGGACGGGATGACTTCCGGACCAGGTATCAGTTGCTGTTAACGGGCGAACTCCTTGGCGAGCGCATGCATTTTATTGTTGCTCACTGGCCCAGCCGCAGTGGTGGGGAAAAGGGCAGCAGGCCCCTGCGTATTGCCGCTGCCGATGTAGCCCGTGCCATTATTGACTCCATTCAGAATGCAGAACCCGGTGCCAGGGTTATACTCATGGGTGACCTGAATGATGACCCCACCGATCGAAGTGTTCGCAAACATTTGAGGTCCAATGGAAATATTAACAGGGTTAAGGAAGATGAATTGTACAACCCTTTCTATGAATTGCACCGCAAGGGTATTGGCTCTTTGGCCTATAGAGACTCCTGGAACCTCTTCGATCAGATTCTTTTTACGCCTTCGCTGGTTGGAAGAGATTATGATAGGTTCCAGTATTTTCGTGCCGAGGTGTTCAATCCTCCTTTCCTGCGTCAGCCTTCCGGCAGATTCCAGGGTTACCCTTTTCGGACTTATGGCAGCGGGGTTTACCTTGGTGGATATAGCGATCACTTTCCAACCTTTGTTTATTTGATCAGAGAAAAAAAATAA
- a CDS encoding TonB-dependent receptor plug domain-containing protein: protein MRKFFLLLTIPLLFGLGRATAQEPAIEEAQGDTTVTQQAPPTDVPVITLSTADIEGDADSHDISSLLQGSRDIFMNTAGYNFGSARFRVRGYDSENTTVMINGISVNDPETGRAFYSTWGGLNDATRNTEGHNNLGFSRNTFGGLGGATNIVTRASQYSPNIRTTYSNSNRSYTHRAMFTYSTGLQENGWAWTLSGSRRAANEGYVTGTFYDAWAYFLSAEKKLNSQHSLGLIFFGAPSKTGRPGVSTQEAYDLTGDPYYNPNWGYQDGEIRNARVNHYHTPWTILSHYWDPTDNTKISTSAAYTFGRGGSTALNWYDSHASYDYPGYNLAGDPRPDYYRWMPSYYNNDPITQNLLNDLWQNDPYFRQINWDWLYNANYDNLFTVENINGTEQDHTGYRSKYIIEERRNDRNQFIFNSNITHKVKPTHTLSGGVNISLAKTHQFKVITDLLGGEYWYDIDQFAERDFDDPNMSQNDLLNPNRIVEEGDIFGYNYTGNINEYQAFAQSDWVLPRWDFYVAGSVSQTTFWRTGHMQNGRFPENSYGDGEKQNFTNFGLKGGTTFKITGRHYVTGNGMFMTRAPYFRDAYISSRVRDDVIEGLTSETIFSGDINYIIRTPKIKTRLSAFYTEFRDQTWSRSFYHEEFRSFVNYIMTGVDTRHMGLEFGMDINLTSTLSGYVVAGTGDYIYNSRPNVTIARDNDREVLADQREVYLQNYKIGGMTHTAGSVGLRYNDPKFWFVGVNMNYFDDIYIDINPDRRTADAVANLVVSDPQWKQILDQEKMESSYTFDVFAGYSYRTKKRHYITINLSVSNLFDVTDFRIGGFEQLRYDSQDPDKFASKYFYLYGRTYFLNLAYRI from the coding sequence ATGAGGAAGTTTTTTCTTTTGTTAACCATCCCGCTGTTATTTGGCCTTGGAAGGGCAACAGCGCAAGAGCCTGCCATTGAAGAAGCCCAGGGAGACACTACGGTGACTCAGCAAGCCCCACCAACGGATGTACCAGTCATTACCCTTTCCACTGCTGATATCGAAGGTGATGCCGATTCCCATGACATAAGCAGTCTTCTTCAGGGCTCTCGTGATATCTTCATGAACACGGCAGGCTATAATTTCGGTTCAGCGCGTTTCAGGGTCAGGGGCTATGATTCGGAGAACACCACGGTGATGATCAATGGCATTTCAGTTAACGACCCCGAGACCGGGCGAGCCTTTTACTCCACCTGGGGAGGGCTAAACGATGCTACCCGCAACACCGAAGGACATAATAACCTGGGCTTTTCCAGAAATACTTTCGGAGGTCTTGGGGGTGCTACCAATATCGTTACCCGCGCCTCACAATACAGCCCTAACATTCGCACCACCTACTCCAATTCGAACCGCAGCTATACACACCGGGCCATGTTCACCTATAGCACTGGCCTGCAGGAAAATGGCTGGGCATGGACCCTGAGCGGATCGCGACGGGCTGCTAATGAAGGTTATGTCACTGGTACTTTTTACGATGCCTGGGCTTACTTCCTTTCTGCTGAAAAGAAATTAAACAGCCAGCACAGCCTTGGGCTGATCTTTTTCGGTGCACCTTCAAAGACCGGGCGCCCGGGTGTTTCCACCCAGGAAGCTTATGATCTGACCGGCGACCCCTATTATAACCCCAACTGGGGATACCAGGATGGTGAAATTCGTAACGCCAGGGTCAACCACTACCATACCCCATGGACAATCCTGTCGCACTACTGGGACCCCACGGACAACACCAAGATCTCCACCAGTGCTGCCTATACATTTGGAAGGGGCGGCTCCACCGCATTAAACTGGTACGACAGCCACGCCTCCTACGATTATCCGGGATACAACCTCGCTGGTGACCCCAGGCCTGACTATTACCGCTGGATGCCCAGCTATTATAACAATGACCCGATAACCCAGAATCTCCTGAACGACCTCTGGCAAAACGATCCCTATTTCAGACAGATAAACTGGGACTGGCTTTACAATGCGAACTACGACAATCTTTTTACGGTTGAAAACATAAACGGAACCGAACAAGACCATACAGGATACCGTTCAAAATACATCATTGAGGAAAGACGCAACGACCGTAATCAATTTATCTTCAACTCCAATATCACCCACAAGGTTAAACCGACCCACACCCTTAGCGGTGGTGTCAATATTTCCCTGGCCAAGACTCACCAGTTTAAGGTCATTACCGACCTGCTGGGAGGTGAATACTGGTACGACATTGACCAGTTTGCTGAAAGAGACTTTGATGATCCGAACATGTCGCAGAACGACCTGCTTAATCCCAACAGGATTGTTGAGGAAGGTGATATATTTGGTTATAATTACACCGGTAACATCAATGAATACCAGGCCTTTGCCCAAAGCGACTGGGTATTGCCCCGCTGGGACTTTTATGTTGCGGGTTCGGTATCTCAAACCACCTTCTGGAGAACCGGCCACATGCAGAACGGCAGATTCCCTGAGAACTCCTATGGTGATGGCGAAAAGCAAAATTTCACCAACTTTGGGTTGAAGGGCGGAACAACCTTTAAAATTACCGGACGTCATTACGTCACCGGTAACGGAATGTTCATGACACGTGCCCCTTATTTCCGCGATGCCTATATTTCCTCCAGGGTGAGGGACGATGTTATTGAAGGATTGACCAGTGAAACCATCTTCTCAGGCGACATTAATTACATCATTCGTACCCCAAAAATTAAAACAAGACTTTCGGCATTTTACACTGAGTTTCGCGACCAAACATGGTCAAGAAGTTTTTACCATGAAGAGTTTCGTTCATTTGTTAACTACATTATGACTGGTGTAGACACACGCCACATGGGACTTGAATTTGGAATGGACATCAACCTTACCAGTACGCTGTCTGGATATGTGGTAGCAGGGACAGGCGATTACATTTATAACTCGCGTCCCAATGTGACCATCGCCCGCGATAACGACCGCGAGGTACTGGCCGATCAGCGTGAGGTCTATCTGCAGAACTATAAGATCGGGGGAATGACCCATACAGCCGGATCTGTGGGGCTGCGTTACAACGACCCAAAATTCTGGTTCGTGGGGGTTAACATGAACTACTTCGATGACATTTACATTGATATTAACCCCGACCGACGGACGGCTGATGCCGTAGCCAACCTAGTGGTCTCCGACCCGCAGTGGAAACAGATACTCGACCAGGAGAAAATGGAGAGCAGTTATACATTTGATGTTTTTGCCGGATATTCTTACCGGACAAAGAAAAGACATTACATTACCATTAACCTCAGTGTAAGCAATCTTTTTGATGTGACAGACTTCAGGATAGGCGGTTTTGAACAATTAAGGTACGACTCACAGGATCCTGATAAGTTTGCCTCTAAGTACTTCTACCTTTATGGCCGCACCTATTTCCTTAACCTTGCCTACCGCATCTGA